A single genomic interval of Eleutherodactylus coqui strain aEleCoq1 chromosome 3, aEleCoq1.hap1, whole genome shotgun sequence harbors:
- the LOC136619912 gene encoding protein kinase C delta type-like, whose product MLDRSGHIRLIDLGLAQDGVTSSNKISGVTGTLQFMAPEVLLEEDYDTAVDWWSLGIVVSWMAAGQSPFYYGSIRRKVIKAITRKEPKFPPWLDADVKHLLERLLRKKPEERLGVYRNIRGHQFFDTIDWEVLELKRARPPFKPFREVLENRDLLWLEDKTPIHPIDGFSYTSPSWTRMMRRIRL is encoded by the exons atgctggacagatctggacacatccgcctgattgacctggggctggcccaagacggtgtcacctcgtctaacaagatcagtggagtgacgggcacacttcaattcatggccccagaagtgcttcttgaagaagactacgacacagcagtcgactggtggagcctgggaattgtcgtatcctggatggcggcaggacagtcccctttctattacggctccatcaggagaaaagtcatcaaagccatcaccagaaaggagccaaaattcccaccttggcttgatgctgatgtgaagcatcttctggagagactgctacgtaagaagcctgaggagaggctgggtgtctacaggaacatccgaggtcaccagttcttcgacaccatagattgggaggtgctggaacttaaaagagcacggccaccattcaaaccattcagggaagttttggagaatcgggacctgctgtggctggaggataagacacccattcacccgatagacggattctcgtacacttcaccaagttggacccg gatgatgagaagaatccgattgtga